Proteins from a genomic interval of Anas platyrhynchos isolate ZD024472 breed Pekin duck chromosome 4, IASCAAS_PekinDuck_T2T, whole genome shotgun sequence:
- the CYTL1 gene encoding cytokine-like protein 1: protein MKMLLSLIALLSAALLAHAAPPTCYSRVLSLSKEITESFKALQTSKDVDPCVETLPRLYLDIHNYCVLTKLRDFVAYPRCERVIEVSDLKEKARSLYTIMISYCRRDLVFLTDDCNALENSVETSDEIDS, encoded by the exons ATGAAGATGCTGCTGAGCCTGATcgctctgctctctgctgccctGCTAGCCCATGCAGCCCCTCCAACTTGCTACTCCAGGGTGTTGTCTCTGAGCAAAGAAATCACAGAGTCTTTTAAGGCGTTGCAGACCTCCAAGGATGTG GACCCATGTGTGGAGACGCTGCCCAGGCTGTACTTGGACATCCAT AATTACTGTGTGCTGACAAAACTCCGTGATTTTGTGGCCTACCCCAGATGTGAGAGAGTGATTGAAGTGAGTGATCTGAAGGAAAAAGCCCGTAGCCTGTACACCATTATGATCTCCTACTGCAGAAGG GACTTGGTGTTCCTCACTGATGACTGTAATGCTCTGGAAAATTCTGTTGAGACCTCTGATGAAATTGACAGCTAA